A portion of the Methanolinea sp. genome contains these proteins:
- a CDS encoding pro-sigmaK processing inhibitor BofA family protein, whose amino-acid sequence MNADYTVLAAGILIAVALFFLLKDILKLVVNSVLGLLTLFLVNVSGVMEFLGRPEIPYSLVTVILCILGGIPGALIVIVLHLLGIGDF is encoded by the coding sequence ATGAACGCCGATTACACGGTTCTCGCCGCGGGGATCCTCATCGCAGTCGCCCTCTTCTTCCTCCTCAAGGACATCCTGAAACTCGTCGTCAACTCGGTTCTCGGCCTCCTGACCCTCTTCCTCGTGAACGTTTCCGGTGTGATGGAGTTCCTCGGGCGCCCTGAGATCCCTTACTCCCTCGTCACCGTCATCCTCTGCATCCTCGGCGGCATCCCGGGGGCGCTCATCGTCATCGTCCTCCACCTCCTCGGGATAGGGGATTTCTGA
- a CDS encoding TldD/PmbA family protein — MRETPRIRYYDIRHVSGSITQVEIENSRIESAGTSFVDRAVVRVLGPRGWGVLAVDHYVRPRGEKFEELLGKAAALADLTEEAVVLADAVPGMVPVPPLKNDPLSVDLEEKGRLLLEIEKAARIPGIRSTRATYTERFENVHFEDSGGNEHTYSVVRSGYSVLAVAGRNGEMQMGYERRHSLQDFPLYHRQEDGLSAARRAIALLDAKRPRGGVMNAVLDPELAGVFAHEAIGHASEADIVQEGGSVLAGKIGERIGSEAVTIVDDPTLPEFGFEPVDAEGSRVERTTIVEKGILKSFLHSRETLPEVGFGHAGNARAMPGKPPQVRMSNTYIEGGDATLEEILRECREGVLLCGSRGGQVDPGRGVFQFNAEYGYLVEGGECRTMLRDVSLSGEILATLHNIVLCGRDRKMHPGYCGKGGQTVPVSDGAPHVLLRDAVVGGSGDN; from the coding sequence ATGAGAGAGACGCCGCGGATAAGGTACTACGACATCCGCCACGTGAGCGGGAGCATCACCCAGGTCGAGATCGAGAATTCCCGCATCGAGTCTGCCGGGACAAGCTTCGTCGACCGGGCCGTCGTCAGGGTCCTCGGGCCGAGGGGGTGGGGTGTCCTCGCCGTCGACCACTACGTCCGCCCCCGCGGCGAGAAATTCGAGGAACTGCTCGGGAAAGCAGCGGCCCTCGCGGACCTCACGGAAGAAGCGGTTGTCCTCGCGGATGCCGTCCCCGGGATGGTTCCCGTTCCGCCATTGAAAAACGACCCGCTCTCCGTCGACCTCGAGGAGAAGGGGAGGCTCCTCCTCGAGATAGAGAAGGCTGCACGAATCCCCGGGATCAGGAGCACGAGGGCCACGTACACCGAGAGGTTCGAGAACGTCCACTTCGAGGACTCCGGCGGGAACGAGCACACCTATTCCGTCGTCCGGTCAGGCTACTCCGTCCTCGCGGTCGCCGGGCGGAATGGCGAGATGCAGATGGGGTACGAGCGGAGGCATTCCCTCCAGGACTTCCCCCTGTACCACCGGCAGGAGGACGGCCTCTCGGCGGCCCGCAGGGCAATCGCCCTCCTCGACGCGAAGAGACCCCGGGGCGGCGTGATGAATGCCGTGCTCGACCCGGAGCTCGCGGGGGTCTTTGCCCACGAGGCGATCGGGCACGCGAGCGAGGCCGACATCGTGCAGGAAGGGGGCTCGGTCCTCGCCGGGAAGATCGGGGAGAGGATCGGGAGCGAGGCCGTGACGATCGTCGACGATCCCACCCTCCCCGAATTCGGGTTCGAACCGGTGGACGCGGAGGGGAGCAGGGTGGAGAGGACAACGATCGTGGAGAAGGGGATCCTGAAGTCGTTCCTCCACAGCAGGGAGACGCTCCCCGAGGTGGGATTCGGGCACGCGGGGAACGCGAGGGCAATGCCCGGGAAACCCCCGCAGGTCAGGATGAGCAACACCTACATCGAGGGAGGGGACGCGACCCTCGAGGAGATTCTCCGGGAATGCCGGGAGGGCGTCCTCCTGTGCGGGTCGCGGGGCGGACAGGTGGATCCCGGGAGGGGTGTCTTCCAGTTCAACGCCGAGTACGGGTACCTCGTCGAGGGGGGGGAATGCCGCACGATGCTCCGGGACGTCTCGCTCTCCGGGGAGATCCTCGCCACCCTGCACAACATCGTCCTCTGCGGCAGGGACCGGAAGATGCACCCGGGGTACTGCGGGAAAGGGGGGCAGACGGTCCCCGTGAGCGACGGCGCGCCGCATGTCCTCCTCCGCGACGCGGTGGTGGGTGGCAGTGGAGATAATTGA
- a CDS encoding ATPase domain-containing protein, with translation MIRQGCGKVLMDGNVREGMMPTGIPSLDPVIEGGVPAGTLVLLLSDIGAGGNEFAYTSVMLLSRRASDSPGGDLAIPREICYVTFTKGSRDVLSEMKLAFHQDLTRGLGQVKFIDLSNIYFDSSIVPLEWYSEKDLFRRLQSRGDHDTLLGALAARLGDVPHKSLVVLDSLTDLATQYTREGYWHDFAAFLRGLQRVTKEWDTTVYLILTKGILEVSREREISDICDAVISFRWEETTGGRRQRVMYFEKFRGLMPHLEENDLVKFAVRISSNEGFDVSNIRVVV, from the coding sequence ATGATACGACAAGGGTGCGGGAAGGTTCTGATGGACGGGAACGTGCGCGAAGGAATGATGCCGACGGGTATCCCCTCCCTCGACCCTGTCATAGAGGGGGGCGTTCCCGCCGGGACCCTCGTCCTCCTCCTGAGCGATATCGGCGCCGGCGGGAACGAGTTTGCCTACACGTCCGTGATGCTCCTCTCCCGGAGGGCGAGCGATTCACCCGGGGGAGACCTCGCGATCCCGCGCGAAATATGTTACGTGACGTTCACGAAGGGGAGCAGGGACGTCCTCTCGGAGATGAAGCTCGCGTTTCACCAGGACCTGACGAGGGGTCTGGGACAGGTCAAGTTCATCGACCTCTCGAACATCTACTTCGACTCGAGCATCGTCCCGCTCGAATGGTACTCGGAAAAGGACCTCTTCCGCCGTCTCCAGTCGAGGGGAGACCACGATACCCTCCTCGGGGCCCTCGCGGCCAGGCTCGGGGACGTCCCGCACAAGAGCCTCGTCGTCCTCGATTCCCTCACGGACCTCGCGACCCAGTACACGAGGGAAGGGTACTGGCACGACTTCGCGGCGTTCCTCCGGGGCCTCCAGCGGGTGACGAAGGAGTGGGACACGACCGTGTACCTCATCCTCACCAAGGGCATCCTCGAGGTCTCCCGCGAGAGGGAGATATCGGACATCTGCGACGCGGTGATCTCTTTCCGGTGGGAGGAGACGACGGGCGGCCGGCGCCAGAGGGTAATGTACTTCGAGAAGTTCCGGGGCCTCATGCCCCACCTCGAGGAGAACGACCTCGTGAAATTCGCCGTGCGGATATCCTCTAACGAGGGCTTCGACGTGAGCAACATCAGGGTGGTCGTGTGA
- a CDS encoding ribose-phosphate diphosphokinase: MLVVSTEYSQVLAGRIAGALSCPLGTVRFSRFPDGEHYLRLGEVDREMVVVGSIPDADALVELLLLVDACEGAEVTLVVPYLGYARQDRKFHEGEPLSARAICRALSCGVSRVITVHVHDPSVLSHFRVAAHDASIAEEIGNYIAQLPAGDPLVLAPDDGALPFARAVAGTRDWDVDHLEKTRISGEEVRIEPRTLDADGRDVVIVDDIISTGGTLITAARMLREQGAARVYSACVHGVLAEGAYSRLVAGGFAEVACSDTLERACSRYSAGRAVAETILGCSR, from the coding sequence ATGCTGGTCGTGAGCACGGAGTATTCCCAGGTCCTCGCGGGGAGGATAGCGGGGGCCCTCTCCTGCCCCCTCGGGACCGTCCGGTTCTCCCGGTTCCCGGACGGCGAACATTACCTGCGGCTCGGGGAGGTGGACCGGGAGATGGTCGTGGTGGGGAGCATCCCCGATGCAGATGCCCTCGTGGAACTCCTCCTCCTCGTGGACGCGTGCGAGGGAGCGGAGGTCACCCTCGTGGTTCCGTATTTGGGTTACGCGAGGCAGGACAGGAAATTCCACGAGGGAGAACCCCTCAGCGCGAGGGCGATCTGCAGGGCACTCTCGTGCGGGGTATCCCGCGTCATCACGGTCCACGTGCACGACCCCTCTGTTCTCTCCCATTTCCGCGTCGCCGCCCACGACGCGAGCATCGCGGAGGAGATAGGGAATTACATCGCGCAGCTCCCCGCGGGCGACCCCCTCGTCCTCGCCCCCGACGACGGGGCACTGCCGTTCGCGCGGGCAGTCGCGGGGACCCGCGACTGGGACGTCGACCACCTCGAGAAGACCCGGATATCAGGGGAGGAAGTCCGGATCGAACCGCGGACGCTGGATGCGGACGGGAGGGACGTGGTCATCGTGGACGATATCATCTCCACGGGCGGGACGCTCATCACCGCTGCAAGGATGCTCCGCGAGCAGGGCGCGGCGAGGGTGTACTCTGCCTGCGTCCACGGCGTCCTCGCGGAGGGGGCGTACTCACGCCTCGTGGCCGGCGGATTTGCAGAAGTGGCCTGCAGCGACACCCTCGAGCGGGCCTGCAGCAGGTACTCCGCGGGCCGCGCGGTCGCGGAGACGATACTCGGATGCTCGAGGTAG
- a CDS encoding metallopeptidase TldD-related protein yields the protein MEIIEDILKAGEERADEVEVFLSTGKTVSARLKKEEISCAAGLEHRVLSVRVISGGRIGASSTGNPDRWEECLEAALKSSALAAPLQWGGLPGPLQTREGSLNYDGSLVPEPGRVRALIAGMVEGASGYPVEIVSGSAQVSQYQTILANSRGLYCEERESAVSAGLEAIREQSTGYEYVASWKMDFDPVSVGERAAYLAATSHGGRDIPTGNYDVVLSPDAFGQLLGNVFLPALSGRNVHTGRSRLAGHLGEEVCDRSLSLSDDPFHPRGLGSCLWDAEGTPTRRLPLIEGGILRSFAYDLKTAYQFGAATTGSAVRSGPGGVTVGFHCVTVDGPRRDILERDALWVHDVVGGHTANPLTGDFSVELANAYYTRGGVHEFSVRKAMLAGNVFEMLRETGGLSVEEKVVGCCVLPSIRLKNQRIIGNGE from the coding sequence GTGGAGATAATTGAGGATATCCTGAAGGCAGGAGAGGAGAGGGCAGACGAGGTCGAGGTCTTCCTTTCGACGGGGAAGACCGTCTCCGCGAGGCTGAAGAAGGAGGAGATCTCCTGTGCCGCGGGTTTAGAACACCGCGTCCTCTCGGTCAGGGTAATCTCCGGGGGGAGGATAGGAGCCTCGTCGACCGGGAACCCCGACAGGTGGGAGGAATGCCTGGAGGCCGCGCTCAAAAGTTCCGCGCTCGCCGCGCCGCTCCAGTGGGGCGGGCTGCCCGGCCCCCTCCAAACGAGGGAGGGATCCCTCAACTACGACGGGTCGCTCGTCCCCGAGCCGGGGCGCGTGCGCGCGCTGATCGCCGGCATGGTGGAGGGCGCATCGGGATACCCCGTGGAGATCGTCTCAGGGAGTGCCCAGGTATCCCAGTACCAGACGATTCTCGCGAACAGCAGGGGGCTCTACTGCGAGGAGAGGGAGAGTGCCGTCAGCGCGGGACTCGAGGCGATAAGGGAACAGTCGACGGGGTACGAGTACGTGGCGTCGTGGAAGATGGACTTTGACCCCGTCTCCGTCGGCGAGAGGGCGGCATACCTCGCCGCGACCTCCCACGGGGGGAGGGACATCCCGACGGGGAACTACGATGTCGTCCTCTCGCCGGACGCTTTCGGCCAGCTGCTCGGGAATGTATTCCTCCCCGCGCTCTCCGGGAGGAATGTCCACACCGGGCGGTCGCGGCTCGCCGGGCACCTCGGGGAGGAAGTGTGCGACAGGTCGCTCTCCCTTTCAGACGACCCCTTCCACCCCCGGGGGCTCGGGAGCTGCCTGTGGGACGCGGAGGGGACCCCGACACGGCGGCTCCCGCTCATCGAGGGGGGGATCCTCCGGTCGTTCGCCTACGACCTGAAGACCGCGTACCAGTTCGGGGCAGCGACGACGGGGAGCGCCGTCCGGTCCGGGCCCGGCGGCGTGACGGTCGGGTTCCACTGCGTCACGGTGGACGGTCCCCGCCGGGACATCCTCGAGCGGGACGCGCTGTGGGTGCACGACGTCGTCGGGGGCCACACCGCAAATCCCCTCACCGGGGATTTTTCCGTGGAACTCGCGAACGCCTACTACACCCGCGGCGGGGTGCACGAGTTTTCGGTGAGGAAGGCCATGCTCGCGGGGAACGTCTTTGAGATGCTGCGCGAGACGGGGGGTCTCTCCGTTGAAGAGAAGGTCGTTGGGTGCTGCGTCCTCCCCTCGATAAGATTAAAAAACCAGAGAATAATTGGTAATGGAGAATGA
- the lonB gene encoding ATP-dependent protease LonB, producing MSDDAIAGTVRDEEAPVEVTVADSSKVEVPSSLIDQVIGQDHAVEVIRKAAIQRRHVMMIGSPGTGKSMLAKAMAELLPKEELQDILVYPNSDDPNNPIVRTVPAGRGKQIVAAHKAEAKKKIQFRNTLLMLLLIGILGYAFIQGQWLMGILAAAFVFMALRYATPREEAMVPKLLVSNDATATAPFIDATGSHAGALLGDVRHDPFQSGGLETPSHERVEAGAIHRAHKGVLFIDEINTLSMHSQQNLLTALQEGEFPITGQSERSSGAMVRTEPVPCRFIMVAAGNLDAIQQMHPALRSRIRGYGYEIYMSETMPDTPENREKFIRFIAQEVKKDGKIPHFDRSAIEEVIREARRRSNRKGHLTLKLRDMGGLIRVAGDLARQQGAELTTAEHVIAAKKTARSIEDQVSDEYIRRSREYELTVVEGTRVGRVNGLAVMGSDSGSVLPIMAEVTPAQGASGTVIATGMLKEIAQESIKNVSAILKKFTGKDIKNIDIHIQFIGTYGGVEGDSASISVATAVISAIENIPVRQDIAMTGSLSVRGDVLPVGGVTFKIEAAAKAGIKTVLIPRANLDDVLIEERYRSMVTIVPVDHIDDVLKIALVPENREGFLNKLRRLATAPSGSFLEGAGIPTTPA from the coding sequence ATGTCAGACGATGCGATTGCAGGCACGGTCCGGGATGAAGAGGCTCCTGTCGAAGTAACGGTTGCCGATTCGTCGAAGGTCGAAGTCCCCTCGTCCCTCATCGACCAGGTCATCGGGCAGGACCACGCCGTCGAGGTCATCAGGAAGGCGGCGATCCAGAGGCGCCACGTGATGATGATAGGGAGCCCGGGGACGGGCAAGTCCATGCTCGCGAAGGCAATGGCAGAACTCCTCCCGAAGGAGGAACTGCAGGACATCCTCGTGTACCCCAACTCCGACGACCCGAACAACCCCATCGTGAGAACCGTCCCTGCAGGTCGCGGGAAGCAGATCGTGGCCGCCCACAAGGCCGAGGCCAAGAAGAAGATCCAGTTCCGGAATACACTGCTCATGCTCCTCCTCATCGGGATCCTCGGCTACGCGTTCATCCAGGGCCAGTGGCTCATGGGTATCCTCGCGGCAGCGTTCGTGTTCATGGCGCTCCGGTATGCCACGCCGCGCGAGGAGGCGATGGTCCCCAAGCTCCTCGTCTCGAACGACGCGACCGCGACTGCCCCGTTCATCGACGCGACGGGATCCCACGCGGGTGCTCTCCTCGGCGACGTCCGCCACGACCCGTTCCAGAGCGGCGGGCTCGAGACACCGAGCCACGAACGCGTCGAGGCGGGGGCAATCCACAGGGCACACAAGGGCGTCCTCTTCATCGACGAGATCAACACCCTCTCCATGCACTCCCAGCAGAACCTCCTCACGGCGCTGCAGGAGGGGGAGTTCCCCATCACGGGCCAGAGCGAGCGGTCGAGCGGCGCGATGGTGAGGACCGAGCCCGTCCCCTGCAGGTTCATCATGGTCGCCGCGGGGAACCTCGATGCCATCCAGCAGATGCACCCCGCACTGCGGTCGCGCATCAGGGGGTACGGGTACGAGATCTACATGAGCGAGACAATGCCCGACACGCCCGAGAACCGCGAGAAATTCATCCGTTTCATCGCGCAGGAGGTCAAGAAGGACGGCAAGATCCCCCACTTTGACAGGAGCGCGATCGAGGAGGTCATACGGGAAGCCCGCCGCCGGTCGAACAGGAAGGGTCACCTCACCCTCAAGCTCAGGGACATGGGGGGTCTCATCAGGGTCGCAGGAGACCTCGCACGCCAGCAGGGCGCCGAGCTCACGACGGCCGAGCACGTGATCGCCGCGAAGAAGACCGCGCGGTCCATCGAGGACCAGGTCTCCGACGAGTACATCCGGCGGAGCAGGGAGTACGAGCTCACCGTCGTCGAGGGGACACGCGTGGGCAGGGTCAATGGCCTCGCGGTCATGGGGAGCGACTCGGGCTCGGTCCTCCCGATCATGGCCGAGGTCACGCCCGCGCAGGGTGCGAGCGGGACCGTGATCGCGACGGGCATGCTCAAGGAGATCGCGCAGGAGTCGATAAAGAACGTGAGCGCGATCCTGAAGAAGTTCACGGGCAAGGACATCAAGAACATCGACATCCACATCCAGTTCATCGGCACGTACGGCGGCGTGGAGGGGGACTCGGCCTCGATAAGCGTTGCCACGGCCGTCATCAGTGCCATCGAGAACATCCCCGTCCGGCAGGACATCGCGATGACCGGCTCGCTCTCCGTGCGGGGCGACGTCCTCCCCGTGGGCGGCGTCACGTTCAAGATCGAGGCCGCGGCGAAGGCGGGGATAAAGACCGTCCTCATCCCGAGGGCAAACCTCGACGATGTCCTCATCGAGGAGCGCTACCGCTCGATGGTGACGATAGTCCCCGTCGACCACATCGACGATGTCCTCAAGATCGCGCTCGTCCCCGAGAACCGCGAGGGGTTCCTGAACAAGCTACGGAGGCTCGCGACCGCGCCGTCGGGGAGTTTCCTCGAGGGCGCGGGAATCCCCACGACCCCCGCATGA
- a CDS encoding KaiC domain-containing protein produces MNGGQRVRIGIEGLDQMMGGGLIPGTICAIIGTYGTGKTTFGLQFAWEGLVSGEKVIYISLEEREDRLLLYMKDKGWDIGQYLDGRFTVLKLDPSDFNLAINSIKNELPALVRQMGAKRVVIDPISLFEDLFDRNSDRRREMFRLIDTLREQNCTIVITSETDKDNPFTSRHNLIEYLADTVILLRYVRPSDLTDVHLALEVVKMRLSPHSREIKPYEIQQNQVLVYTEANVF; encoded by the coding sequence GTGAACGGCGGCCAGCGCGTGAGAATCGGCATCGAGGGACTGGACCAGATGATGGGGGGCGGCCTCATCCCCGGGACCATCTGCGCGATCATCGGGACCTACGGGACGGGGAAGACCACATTCGGGTTGCAGTTCGCGTGGGAGGGGCTCGTAAGCGGCGAGAAGGTCATCTACATCAGCCTCGAGGAGCGCGAGGACAGGCTCCTCCTGTACATGAAGGACAAGGGATGGGACATCGGGCAGTACCTCGACGGCAGGTTCACGGTCTTAAAGCTCGATCCCTCCGACTTCAACCTCGCGATCAACAGCATCAAGAACGAGCTGCCCGCCCTCGTCCGCCAGATGGGGGCAAAGAGGGTCGTCATCGACCCCATCTCGCTCTTCGAGGATCTCTTTGACCGCAACTCGGACAGGAGGAGGGAGATGTTCCGGCTGATCGACACGCTCCGGGAACAGAACTGCACGATCGTGATCACGAGCGAGACCGACAAGGACAACCCGTTCACGAGCCGGCACAACCTCATCGAGTACCTCGCCGACACCGTCATCCTCCTCCGCTACGTGAGGCCCTCCGACCTGACCGACGTCCACCTCGCGCTCGAGGTCGTCAAGATGAGGCTCTCCCCCCACTCGAGGGAGATCAAGCCCTACGAGATCCAGCAGAACCAGGTCCTCGTGTACACGGAGGCAAACGTCTTCTGA